In Kordia antarctica, the following proteins share a genomic window:
- a CDS encoding TrkH family potassium uptake protein, whose product MKVNYKIIFHLMGLLLVCNGGFMLIATLVSYLYEDGITFQLFLAALVTIITGSLLMVTTRDHVKEIKKREGYIVVTFGWIFMSLSGMFPYLFTKTIPSFTNAFFETMSGYTTTGATILEKIEGLPEGILFWRSMTHWIGGMGIIVLAIAILPLLGIGGMQLFAAEAPGPSADKLHPRITDTAKRLWLIYVGYTIAETILLQIAGMSFFDAINHAMCTLSTGGFSTKDASIAHWNDTPIIQYIIIFFMFLAGTNFVLSYFAFKGKIQKVLRDEEFRFYLIFTLLFTIIVTAIIHTQVNVEPSAYHPMVWGEAESGFRHSLFQVVAVITTTGFVTADFTSWTTFLTIFFFGLMFLGGSAGSTSGGVKVVRHLLMIKNGFLEFKRMLHPRAIIPVRYNNKSVSEQIVYNILGFFILYMLLFIIGALVLGFVGLDFESAIGGAASSLGNVGPALGSLNPLENYNNIPAFGKWWCAFLMLLGRLELFTVLILITPFFWRNR is encoded by the coding sequence ATGAAGGTAAATTATAAAATCATTTTTCATTTAATGGGACTGCTGTTAGTTTGCAACGGCGGATTTATGCTTATAGCCACATTGGTAAGTTATTTGTATGAAGATGGCATCACATTTCAGCTCTTTTTAGCAGCATTAGTGACAATTATTACTGGTTCACTTTTAATGGTAACGACAAGAGATCATGTCAAAGAAATCAAAAAACGAGAAGGATACATTGTCGTAACTTTTGGTTGGATTTTTATGTCCCTTTCGGGAATGTTTCCGTATTTATTTACCAAAACAATTCCAAGTTTTACAAATGCTTTCTTTGAAACTATGTCTGGTTATACCACAACAGGCGCAACAATTCTTGAAAAAATAGAAGGTTTGCCAGAAGGGATATTATTCTGGAGAAGTATGACACATTGGATTGGTGGAATGGGAATTATTGTATTGGCAATTGCAATTTTACCATTATTAGGAATAGGAGGAATGCAGTTATTTGCTGCGGAAGCGCCTGGACCAAGTGCCGACAAATTACACCCAAGAATTACAGATACAGCCAAACGTTTGTGGCTTATTTACGTAGGATATACAATTGCAGAAACCATTCTGTTACAGATTGCAGGAATGTCGTTTTTTGACGCTATTAACCATGCAATGTGTACATTATCTACGGGAGGATTTTCTACAAAAGACGCAAGTATTGCGCATTGGAATGATACTCCAATCATTCAATATATTATTATTTTCTTTATGTTTTTAGCAGGAACAAACTTTGTGTTGAGTTATTTCGCCTTTAAAGGAAAAATTCAAAAAGTGCTGAGAGACGAAGAATTCCGTTTTTACCTAATTTTTACGTTGTTGTTTACCATAATTGTCACGGCAATCATTCATACACAAGTAAATGTGGAACCTTCTGCGTATCATCCGATGGTTTGGGGCGAAGCGGAAAGTGGATTTAGACACTCGTTGTTTCAAGTTGTTGCAGTCATTACAACCACAGGATTTGTCACTGCAGATTTCACTTCTTGGACCACATTTTTAACGATTTTCTTTTTTGGTTTAATGTTTCTTGGAGGTTCCGCAGGCTCTACTTCTGGAGGTGTAAAAGTTGTACGACATTTATTGATGATTAAAAATGGTTTTTTAGAATTTAAACGAATGTTGCATCCGCGCGCAATTATTCCTGTGCGTTATAACAACAAATCTGTTTCTGAACAGATTGTATATAATATTTTAGGTTTCTTTATTCTTTACATGTTGCTATTTATTATTGGCGCACTAGTTTTAGGATTTGTTGGATTAGATTTTGAATCGGCAATTGGAGGCGCAGCATCTTCTTTAGGAAATGTTGGTCCAGCTTTGGGCAGTTTGAATCCGCTTGAAAATTATAATAATATACCAGCTTTTGGAAAATGGTGGTGTGCATTTTTGATGCTTCTCGGACGTTTAGAATTATTTACGGTATTGATTCTGATTACGCCATTCTTCTGGAGAAATCGCTAG
- a CDS encoding pyridoxal phosphate-dependent aminotransferase, whose amino-acid sequence MSILSERVLNMSTSATLAMAAKARELRNEGKNIIGLSLGEPDFNTPDFIKEAAIQAINDNYNSYTPVDGYAELKEAIIHKFQRDNQLTYEPSQIVVSTGAKQSLANIAMVLLNDGDEVILPAPYWVSYSDIVKLAEGVPVEVATSIETDFKITPAQLEAAITPKTKMIWFSSPCNPSGSVYSEAELRALAIVLEKHPNIYVVSDEIYEHINFTNEHFSIARIPSMYNRTITVNGVSKAFAMTGWRIGYIGGPTEIARACNKIQGQITSGANCIAQRATIAALNASKDKIQYMIDEFLKRRDIVLELLGEIEGFKVNVPEGAFYVFPDISYFFGKTLRGKTINNATDFSLYLLDEALVATVTGDAFGSPNCIRISYAASEEQLRTAIKQIKEVL is encoded by the coding sequence ATGTCAATATTATCTGAAAGAGTTTTAAACATGTCCACTTCTGCTACGCTAGCAATGGCAGCAAAAGCAAGAGAATTGAGAAATGAAGGGAAAAATATCATTGGATTAAGTTTGGGCGAACCAGACTTCAATACACCTGATTTCATTAAAGAAGCAGCCATTCAGGCAATTAATGATAACTACAATAGTTATACGCCAGTTGATGGATATGCAGAACTCAAAGAAGCGATTATTCACAAATTTCAGCGAGACAATCAATTAACATATGAACCTTCTCAAATTGTAGTTTCTACGGGAGCAAAACAATCGTTGGCAAATATTGCGATGGTTTTATTAAATGATGGCGATGAAGTAATTCTTCCAGCACCTTATTGGGTAAGTTATAGCGATATTGTAAAATTGGCAGAAGGCGTTCCTGTGGAAGTCGCAACGTCTATTGAAACTGATTTTAAAATAACGCCTGCGCAATTAGAAGCTGCAATTACACCAAAAACAAAAATGATTTGGTTCAGCTCTCCATGTAATCCTAGTGGTTCTGTGTATAGCGAAGCAGAATTAAGAGCATTAGCAATAGTTCTAGAAAAACATCCAAATATTTATGTAGTTTCTGATGAAATTTACGAACATATCAACTTTACCAACGAGCATTTCAGTATTGCGAGAATTCCATCTATGTACAATCGTACGATTACGGTAAATGGAGTTTCCAAAGCATTTGCAATGACAGGTTGGCGAATTGGATATATTGGTGGACCAACAGAAATTGCAAGAGCTTGTAACAAGATTCAAGGACAAATTACAAGTGGTGCTAATTGTATTGCACAACGTGCTACAATTGCTGCTTTAAATGCTTCTAAAGACAAAATTCAATACATGATTGATGAGTTTTTAAAGCGTAGAGATATTGTATTAGAATTATTAGGCGAAATCGAAGGATTCAAGGTAAATGTTCCAGAAGGTGCTTTTTATGTATTTCCAGATATTTCGTATTTCTTTGGGAAAACATTACGTGGAAAAACGATCAACAATGCTACTGATTTTTCGTTGTATTTATTAGATGAAGCATTAGTTGCTACGGTAACTGGAGATGCTTTTGGAAGCCCAAACTGTATCCGAATTTCGTATGCAGCTTCCGAAGAACAACTACGAACTGCCATCAAACAAATCAAAGAAGTACTTTAA
- a CDS encoding fatty acid desaturase, translated as MTQQNDDQEIVESLKNWKSIIAKYKKKSTKKAIGQMASSFLPFIAVWALMYFTLDFSLILTFLLGIVNAFFLVRIFIIQHDCGHNSFIKSQKASNFIGYFCSVFSFLPFKYWAETHTFHHGHNGQLEKNVRQVGDLPTLTVEEFRAKNWWGKFKYKVFRSPIVIFVIAPAYYLIITTKYPFLKFNNWKRTTYLLIKDNIVMIVPYLVLGYLIGWADFFAVQFIILFFFGIIAFWFFYVQHQHEFSYKKWKEEWNFVLSAIKGSSYIKLPRIMEWFTGHIGIHHIHHLNSRIPNYNLKKCFTENKILSKYVTTLSFKDGLKMMFHKLWDEEQQRMITFREYYRLEKVRVAS; from the coding sequence ATGACGCAACAAAATGACGATCAAGAAATCGTAGAATCATTAAAGAATTGGAAATCAATCATAGCAAAGTATAAGAAAAAAAGTACTAAAAAAGCGATCGGTCAAATGGCTTCCTCGTTTTTACCTTTTATAGCCGTCTGGGCATTAATGTATTTCACACTTGATTTTTCACTAATACTAACATTCTTACTAGGAATTGTAAATGCATTTTTCTTAGTTCGAATCTTTATCATTCAACATGATTGTGGACATAATTCCTTTATCAAATCACAAAAAGCAAGTAACTTTATAGGATATTTTTGTAGTGTATTTAGTTTTTTACCTTTTAAATATTGGGCAGAAACACACACATTTCACCACGGACATAACGGACAATTAGAAAAAAATGTACGCCAAGTTGGTGATTTACCAACATTAACCGTTGAAGAATTTAGAGCAAAAAATTGGTGGGGAAAATTCAAATACAAAGTATTCAGAAGTCCAATTGTAATTTTTGTAATTGCACCAGCATATTATTTAATTATCACAACAAAATATCCTTTCTTAAAATTTAATAACTGGAAAAGAACCACGTATTTACTCATTAAAGATAACATTGTAATGATTGTTCCTTATTTAGTATTGGGATATTTAATAGGTTGGGCAGACTTTTTTGCGGTTCAATTTATCATTTTATTTTTCTTCGGAATCATTGCATTTTGGTTTTTCTACGTTCAGCATCAACATGAATTCTCATACAAGAAATGGAAAGAAGAATGGAATTTTGTATTATCTGCTATCAAAGGAAGTAGTTACATAAAACTTCCAAGAATCATGGAATGGTTTACAGGACATATTGGAATTCACCACATTCACCACTTAAACAGTAGAATTCCTAATTACAACTTAAAAAAGTGTTTTACGGAGAATAAAATCTTATCAAAATACGTAACTACGCTTTCCTTTAAAGATGGATTAAAAATGATGTTTCACAAATTATGGGATGAAGAACAACAACGTATGATTACGTTTAGAGAATACTACAGACTAGAAAAAGTTCGCGTAGCAAGCTAA
- the rsmG gene encoding 16S rRNA (guanine(527)-N(7))-methyltransferase RsmG codes for MEIIQKYFKELTEIQVAQFEQLEALYKEWNAQINVISRKDIDELYIRHVLHALAIAKVQPFVSGSRILDVGTGGGFPGIPLAILFPEVQFVLVDAIGKKIKVVEAVAESLKLTNVSGHHMRAENVKGLFDFIVSRAVTNMPDFVKWVRKKVAKKQHHELKNGILYLKGGDLSEELKDFPKATLYSISDYFEEAFFETKKVVHVPLKYKP; via the coding sequence ATGGAAATTATACAAAAATATTTTAAAGAGTTAACGGAGATTCAAGTTGCTCAATTTGAACAACTAGAAGCGTTATATAAAGAATGGAATGCACAGATTAATGTGATTTCGAGAAAAGACATTGACGAATTGTACATTCGACACGTATTGCACGCGTTGGCAATTGCAAAGGTACAACCGTTTGTGTCAGGTTCGCGAATACTAGATGTTGGTACAGGCGGCGGTTTTCCTGGAATTCCTTTGGCTATACTGTTTCCAGAAGTTCAATTTGTGTTGGTTGATGCAATTGGAAAAAAAATAAAAGTAGTAGAAGCTGTTGCGGAAAGTTTGAAGTTAACGAATGTTTCTGGACATCATATGCGCGCCGAAAATGTGAAAGGTTTGTTCGATTTTATTGTGAGCAGAGCTGTTACTAATATGCCCGATTTTGTAAAATGGGTTCGCAAGAAAGTTGCCAAAAAGCAACATCATGAATTGAAAAACGGAATCTTATATTTAAAAGGTGGCGATTTGTCTGAGGAATTGAAAGATTTCCCGAAAGCAACCTTGTATTCAATTTCAGATTATTTTGAAGAAGCGTTTTTTGAAACAAAGAAAGTAGTACATGTTCCTTTGAAGTATAAACCTTGA
- a CDS encoding DUF6029 family protein, producing MKKLLYLSVALAFSVGFAQEQDDEDKKDWGTLTGGFESNMQWYNDDTKLGKFAEDEHFRSNNYLKLDYNYGKWFVGIQVESYAPMPLLNYSPKLDDTNVALYYAKYKTEKLEVTAGYFYEQFGSGLILRAWENRPLGINNAFRGGRIKYDPSNSLSFTGMYGRQREGFKLSEGEVFGFNSEIDLTTAFNLETSSLSAGVSYVGRKQDIPEEFQNTGFDELTNAFSARLDYSGNSFYSGIEFITKGKDAIVNSQRYIENFVEKGNALLVNFGYSEKGLGIDATFRRLENMNFFSDRDATGNVFNENIVNYLPALTKQHDYALTNIYVYQAQPAISVPDPSLLKFGEIGGQIDIFYNFEKGSTLGGKYGTKVAMNASYWAGLRGDFNFTDRDAEIEYFGFGQKYFSEVSLEVRKKWNSKWRSIFYYVNQYYNQRYIIDERGVVNSNIAVAEATYRISSKQSIRLEAQHLWTPDDDKNWAGGTLEFNVTPRLSFYVTDIYNYGNDIEDEQIHYYNVGGSFSKGASRIALNYGRQRGGLVCVGGVCRFVPQSTGLTVNISTAF from the coding sequence ATGAAAAAATTACTATACCTTTCTGTTGCATTGGCTTTTTCTGTAGGATTTGCGCAAGAACAAGATGATGAAGACAAAAAAGATTGGGGAACACTCACTGGTGGATTTGAATCTAATATGCAATGGTATAATGATGATACGAAACTAGGAAAATTTGCCGAAGACGAACATTTTAGATCAAACAACTATCTAAAATTAGACTATAATTACGGAAAATGGTTTGTTGGTATTCAAGTAGAATCGTATGCGCCAATGCCATTACTTAACTATTCTCCAAAACTTGACGATACAAATGTTGCATTATACTATGCAAAATATAAAACCGAAAAACTGGAAGTAACTGCCGGTTATTTTTATGAGCAATTTGGAAGTGGACTTATTTTAAGAGCATGGGAAAATCGTCCGTTAGGAATTAATAACGCATTTAGAGGAGGAAGAATTAAATATGATCCTTCAAACTCTTTATCATTTACCGGAATGTATGGAAGACAACGCGAAGGTTTCAAATTGTCAGAAGGTGAAGTTTTCGGATTCAACTCAGAAATTGACCTAACAACTGCATTCAACTTAGAAACTTCTTCGCTTTCTGCAGGTGTAAGTTATGTGGGAAGAAAACAAGACATTCCAGAAGAATTCCAAAATACTGGTTTTGACGAACTAACAAACGCTTTTTCTGCACGATTAGATTATTCTGGAAACTCTTTTTATTCTGGAATTGAATTCATCACGAAAGGAAAAGATGCTATTGTAAATTCACAACGATACATTGAAAACTTTGTAGAAAAAGGAAATGCACTTTTAGTAAACTTCGGATATTCTGAAAAAGGACTTGGAATTGACGCTACTTTTAGAAGATTAGAAAACATGAATTTCTTTTCGGATAGAGATGCCACAGGAAACGTATTCAACGAAAACATTGTAAACTATTTACCTGCATTAACAAAACAGCACGATTACGCGTTGACAAACATTTATGTATACCAAGCGCAACCTGCAATTTCTGTCCCTGATCCATCTTTACTTAAATTTGGTGAGATTGGCGGACAAATAGATATATTCTATAACTTTGAAAAAGGATCTACATTAGGTGGGAAATATGGAACTAAAGTTGCTATGAATGCTTCCTATTGGGCAGGATTAAGAGGCGATTTTAATTTTACAGACAGAGACGCTGAAATAGAATATTTTGGTTTCGGACAGAAGTATTTTTCAGAAGTTAGTTTAGAAGTTCGTAAAAAATGGAATTCTAAATGGCGTAGTATCTTTTACTATGTAAACCAATATTACAACCAACGGTATATTATTGACGAACGTGGCGTTGTAAACTCAAATATTGCTGTTGCAGAAGCAACGTATAGAATAAGCTCAAAACAATCAATTCGTTTAGAAGCACAACATTTATGGACGCCAGATGATGACAAAAACTGGGCAGGTGGAACGCTAGAGTTCAACGTAACGCCAAGATTATCATTTTACGTGACTGATATTTACAACTACGGAAATGACATAGAAGATGAACAAATTCACTATTACAATGTTGGCGGAAGTTTCAGTAAAGGTGCATCAAGAATTGCCTTAAACTACGGACGTCAACGTGGCGGATTAGTATGTGTTGGAGGTGTTTGTCGTTTTGTACCACAAAGTACAGGATTGACCGTTAATATATCAACAGCATTTTAG
- a CDS encoding TlpA family protein disulfide reductase has product MKSIISIAVVFLLFTLHANAQKEIPNISVKTLDGTSLNMDEITKVKGVKIISFWATWCVPCINELDAISEVYDDWKDETNVELIAIATDDARTKKRIKPLINGKGWEYKILLDENQDLQRALNITTMPHVIVIKDGEIVYRHTGYFPGAEDQLYEVVKKNTK; this is encoded by the coding sequence ATGAAATCAATTATAAGTATTGCTGTTGTATTCTTACTATTTACACTACATGCAAATGCGCAAAAAGAAATTCCTAATATTTCTGTAAAAACCTTAGACGGAACTTCATTAAACATGGATGAAATCACGAAAGTAAAAGGCGTAAAAATTATTAGTTTTTGGGCAACTTGGTGTGTTCCTTGTATTAATGAGTTAGATGCAATTAGTGAAGTGTATGACGATTGGAAAGATGAAACTAATGTAGAATTAATTGCTATTGCAACTGACGACGCAAGAACTAAAAAAAGAATTAAGCCATTAATTAATGGTAAAGGTTGGGAATACAAAATTCTTTTAGATGAAAATCAAGATTTACAACGGGCGTTAAATATCACAACAATGCCACACGTAATTGTAATTAAAGATGGAGAAATTGTATATCGCCACACAGGATACTTTCCTGGTGCAGAAGATCAACTTTACGAAGTAGTTAAGAAAAACACGAAGTAA
- a CDS encoding Omp28-related outer membrane protein, which yields MKTRNILKCLVAVVAIFTYSCSSDSDGGGTPTTPTPGGSGITSITVTSSDSSIELGGSVTFTVTANDGSNVTSTSTILVNNSSIQGVSYTPTATGSFTIKASYEGLTSANINLNVLPPVLTALRVESADTSIKVGDTAAFIVIGTDASGNDYTITDSADISVNGTAIVGNRFMATAMGDLEATATKDALTSTIFTLPVTAETAPGTFARNAVIEDFTGTWCGWCPRVSYAIEQVEAQSDRVFAIAAHSGDNMENSFSSTLVSQFNPGGSYPTAVINRDAEWTYPEPSNVAQATNLATGTTTSGLSINSMVVGNQLQVYVSTAFAQSTSGAKLVVLVLEDGIVASQGNYTSYYGGVDPIPQFEHNHTLRHSMTNVLGDAIANTAANSKNDKLFDIAIPALVNDRSKMSIVAMIVASDNTVINATGAHVGTDKDYEAN from the coding sequence ATGAAAACAAGAAACATCTTAAAATGCTTAGTCGCTGTAGTCGCTATATTTACCTACTCTTGTAGTAGTGATTCAGACGGAGGCGGAACACCTACAACACCAACGCCGGGCGGCTCAGGAATTACATCTATAACAGTAACTTCAAGTGACAGTTCAATAGAGTTAGGTGGTTCCGTTACATTTACAGTAACAGCTAATGATGGAAGCAACGTAACATCGACTTCAACTATATTAGTAAACAACAGTTCTATTCAAGGCGTATCTTATACACCAACTGCAACTGGTTCATTTACTATCAAAGCTTCTTACGAAGGATTAACAAGTGCTAATATTAATTTAAATGTGTTACCTCCAGTACTTACTGCTTTACGTGTAGAAAGTGCAGATACAAGTATTAAAGTAGGAGATACTGCTGCTTTTATTGTTATCGGAACAGATGCTTCAGGAAACGATTATACAATTACAGATTCTGCTGATATTTCAGTAAATGGAACTGCTATTGTTGGAAATAGATTTATGGCAACAGCTATGGGAGATTTAGAAGCAACAGCTACTAAAGATGCACTTACTTCAACTATATTTACATTGCCTGTAACTGCTGAAACTGCGCCAGGAACTTTCGCTAGAAATGCGGTAATTGAAGATTTCACAGGAACATGGTGCGGATGGTGCCCAAGAGTTTCATATGCTATTGAGCAAGTTGAAGCACAATCAGATAGAGTATTTGCTATTGCAGCGCACAGTGGAGATAATATGGAAAATTCATTTAGCTCTACATTAGTATCTCAATTTAATCCAGGTGGAAGTTACCCAACAGCAGTAATTAACAGAGATGCTGAATGGACATATCCTGAGCCAAGTAATGTTGCACAAGCTACAAACTTAGCTACTGGAACAACTACTTCAGGATTATCAATAAACTCTATGGTAGTTGGAAATCAATTGCAAGTATATGTTAGTACTGCATTTGCACAAAGTACATCAGGAGCAAAATTGGTAGTATTGGTTCTTGAAGACGGAATTGTAGCTTCACAAGGTAATTATACAAGTTATTATGGAGGAGTAGATCCAATTCCACAATTTGAGCACAATCATACATTAAGACATTCAATGACGAATGTATTAGGTGATGCTATTGCTAATACAGCTGCAAACTCAAAGAATGATAAATTATTTGATATTGCTATACCAGCTTTGGTAAATGATAGAAGCAAAATGTCAATCGTTGCTATGATTGTTGCTTCTGATAATACAGTAATCAATGCTACAGGAGCACATGTTGGAACTGATAAAGATTATGAAGCTAATTAA
- a CDS encoding T9SS type A sorting domain-containing protein yields MKIKLLFLIFPLFIIAQSNDTYVDLKTVPSETGIVVTKMAPFSVLNADYEYYGMYNLLQSVNELNAAGLDFDSQTLEKSMRTTSYNETIKIGGIHTTFETIHPEAISRNDVIVSGDGYKVRLNVSNIFQKKTKTIIASLTTHKRGLATSFYVDSNLFKNTTTNSISELRIDFGDGQDFRTIPFNTPIQISYVNAGKKTLTFNVRFANGEETESTSTLFVSGSNSPENMHTVTATIDPALSIYSGVDSFPGMGEYEIFLGADNSLDKPIIVIDGFDPDDTRDINAIYDLLTYTDAGGATQNLGDRIRADEDFDIVILNLPQYLKLTDNTLQLLSTITDTNGDLVIDETDYPVGSTLVDGGADFIERNAMTLVQLITTINSQKVGNEENVIIGPSMGGLISRYALKYMEDNSLSHDTRLWISFDAPHLGANVPIGFQHLFNYLAYGLDTWVGNFSVVSLRPVVDGMLKSPAARQMLTDHMESHLQSGQIAEFDDSVVLPQPHPYFDLFFNRLNGTGTSGYPENLRKVTMINGSGFGNPYLDKMNNPILPGRQVLDALIEDVAFLTDVHLKVWYGPTSGTTAEVSDIWVDAPVLCFCDIYADADSRAESFSNGIDAAMGGLFDLGALSTTFTGGDPTIDAFFMNLQTDYFNFIPTISSMALKNQNNWYAIPTPTTAENVNETPFDAWHMPVNNENHISLSPENVNFAWNEIVNNSLGINDNIQDDFIIVLNPVKEQLILNIPIDLTQLAVSIYDISGRLILEKNIVNTSNNITIPMKLNAGMYILQLGYNDKIQVEKVIVH; encoded by the coding sequence ATGAAGATAAAACTACTTTTTTTAATTTTCCCTTTATTTATAATTGCACAATCAAATGATACGTATGTTGATCTTAAAACTGTTCCGTCTGAAACAGGAATTGTAGTTACTAAAATGGCTCCTTTTTCTGTGTTGAATGCAGATTATGAGTATTACGGAATGTATAATTTGCTTCAATCGGTCAATGAATTGAATGCTGCTGGACTTGATTTTGACAGTCAAACACTAGAAAAATCAATGCGAACTACTTCTTATAATGAAACTATAAAAATTGGAGGAATTCATACTACTTTTGAAACTATACATCCTGAAGCTATTTCGAGAAATGATGTCATTGTTTCTGGTGATGGTTATAAAGTTAGATTGAATGTTTCTAATATCTTTCAGAAGAAAACCAAAACAATTATTGCATCATTAACTACGCATAAAAGAGGTTTGGCAACTAGTTTTTATGTGGATAGTAATTTATTCAAAAATACAACTACAAATTCTATTTCAGAACTAAGAATAGATTTTGGAGATGGACAGGATTTTAGAACTATTCCTTTCAATACTCCAATTCAAATTTCTTATGTAAATGCTGGAAAAAAGACACTTACATTTAATGTACGTTTTGCTAATGGTGAAGAAACTGAATCTACTTCAACCTTATTTGTAAGTGGTTCAAACTCGCCAGAAAATATGCATACTGTAACCGCAACTATTGATCCTGCATTGTCTATTTATTCAGGTGTAGACAGTTTCCCAGGAATGGGAGAATATGAAATATTTTTAGGCGCAGATAATTCATTAGATAAACCTATCATTGTAATTGATGGCTTTGATCCTGATGATACAAGAGATATCAACGCAATTTATGATTTACTAACGTATACAGACGCTGGTGGAGCGACTCAAAATTTAGGAGACAGAATTAGAGCTGATGAAGATTTTGATATTGTTATTTTAAATCTGCCACAGTATTTAAAATTAACAGATAATACATTACAACTGTTAAGTACTATTACTGACACAAATGGAGATTTGGTTATTGATGAAACTGATTATCCTGTTGGAAGCACTTTAGTTGATGGAGGCGCAGATTTTATTGAACGAAATGCAATGACATTGGTTCAACTAATTACTACTATTAACAGCCAGAAAGTCGGAAATGAAGAAAATGTAATTATTGGTCCTAGCATGGGCGGATTAATTTCTAGATACGCCTTAAAGTATATGGAAGATAACTCGCTTTCGCACGATACACGTTTATGGATTTCATTTGATGCGCCACATTTAGGTGCAAATGTTCCTATTGGATTTCAACACTTATTCAACTATTTAGCATACGGATTAGATACTTGGGTTGGTAATTTTAGTGTAGTTTCTTTACGACCCGTTGTTGACGGAATGTTAAAATCGCCAGCAGCAAGACAAATGCTTACTGATCATATGGAATCACATTTACAAAGTGGACAAATTGCAGAATTTGATGATAGTGTTGTTTTACCGCAACCGCATCCTTATTTTGACCTTTTCTTTAATCGATTAAATGGCACAGGAACATCTGGTTATCCTGAAAATTTAAGAAAAGTAACCATGATTAACGGGAGTGGTTTTGGAAATCCTTATTTAGACAAAATGAATAATCCTATTTTGCCTGGAAGACAAGTGTTAGATGCACTTATAGAAGATGTAGCATTTCTTACGGATGTTCATTTAAAAGTATGGTATGGACCAACTAGCGGAACTACCGCAGAAGTTAGTGATATTTGGGTAGATGCACCCGTTTTATGTTTTTGCGATATTTATGCCGATGCAGATTCTAGAGCGGAAAGTTTTTCAAATGGAATTGATGCAGCAATGGGCGGACTTTTTGATTTAGGCGCTTTATCAACTACATTCACAGGCGGAGATCCTACGATTGATGCTTTCTTCATGAATTTACAAACTGATTATTTTAATTTTATTCCCACCATAAGTTCAATGGCATTAAAAAATCAAAACAATTGGTATGCAATACCTACTCCAACTACTGCAGAAAACGTAAATGAAACACCTTTTGACGCTTGGCACATGCCTGTGAATAATGAAAATCACATTTCACTTTCTCCTGAAAATGTTAATTTTGCATGGAATGAAATTGTGAATAATTCTTTAGGAATAAACGACAATATACAAGATGATTTTATAATTGTTCTCAATCCAGTTAAAGAACAATTAATACTAAATATCCCTATTGATTTAACGCAATTAGCTGTTTCAATTTATGATATTTCCGGAAGATTGATTTTAGAGAAAAATATAGTTAACACATCAAACAACATAACAATTCCAATGAAATTAAACGCTGGAATGTATATACTTCAATTAGGATATAATGATAAAATACAGGTAGAAAAGGTTATAGTTCATTAA